A region from the Caldalkalibacillus salinus genome encodes:
- the icd gene encoding NADP-dependent isocitrate dehydrogenase, with amino-acid sequence MPNFKQFQPPTQGERIKVDTKGNLIVPNNPIVPYIEGDGTGPDIWAAASRVLDAAVEKAYNGEKKIAWYEVFAGEKANNTYQSWLPEDTLEAIREYFIAIKGPLTTPIGGGFRSLNVALRQELDLYTCLRPVRYFEGVPSPVRQPELVDMAIFRENTEDIYAGIEWQAGSEEVKKVIAFLRDEMGVDKIRFPETSGIGVKPVSSEGTERLVRGAIDYALENGRKSVTLVHKGNIMKFTEGAFKNWGYELAERVYGDKVFTWAEYDKIVEEKGREAADQAQAKAEEEGKIIVKDAIADIFLQQILTRPAEFDVVATMNLNGDYISDALAAQVGGIGIAPGANINYDSGHAIFEATHGTAPKYAGLDKVNPSSVLLSGELMLRHLGWKEAADLIMRSMEKTIASKVVTYDFARLMDGATEVKCSEFADELIKNL; translated from the coding sequence ATGCCTAACTTCAAGCAGTTTCAACCACCTACTCAAGGGGAAAGAATCAAAGTAGACACCAAAGGGAATCTAATTGTCCCTAATAACCCGATTGTCCCATACATAGAAGGAGACGGTACGGGTCCTGATATTTGGGCAGCCGCATCCCGTGTCCTTGATGCCGCTGTTGAGAAAGCCTACAACGGAGAGAAAAAAATTGCCTGGTATGAAGTTTTTGCCGGTGAAAAAGCAAATAACACGTACCAATCTTGGTTACCTGAAGATACACTCGAAGCGATTCGTGAGTATTTCATCGCGATTAAAGGGCCGTTGACGACACCGATTGGTGGCGGATTTCGTTCATTAAACGTTGCTCTCCGTCAAGAGTTGGATCTCTATACTTGTTTACGCCCTGTACGCTATTTTGAAGGTGTTCCTTCACCCGTACGTCAACCCGAGCTTGTAGATATGGCGATTTTCCGTGAAAACACAGAAGACATCTATGCGGGTATTGAATGGCAAGCTGGGTCTGAAGAAGTGAAGAAGGTCATCGCTTTCTTACGTGATGAAATGGGAGTAGATAAAATCCGTTTCCCTGAGACTTCAGGCATTGGGGTTAAACCAGTATCCTCTGAAGGTACAGAGCGACTCGTTCGTGGCGCTATCGACTATGCATTAGAGAATGGCCGTAAGAGTGTCACGCTCGTTCACAAAGGGAACATCATGAAGTTTACTGAGGGCGCCTTTAAGAACTGGGGTTATGAGTTAGCAGAACGCGTATACGGAGATAAAGTATTCACTTGGGCTGAATACGACAAGATTGTGGAAGAGAAAGGTCGGGAAGCAGCAGATCAAGCGCAAGCTAAAGCAGAAGAGGAAGGGAAGATCATTGTCAAAGATGCGATTGCAGATATCTTCTTACAACAAATCCTCACTCGCCCGGCTGAGTTTGATGTCGTGGCAACAATGAACCTTAACGGTGACTACATTTCTGATGCACTAGCGGCTCAAGTTGGTGGTATCGGGATCGCACCGGGTGCCAACATCAACTATGATTCAGGCCATGCTATCTTTGAAGCAACGCACGGTACAGCACCAAAATATGCAGGCTTAGACAAAGTGAACCCTTCTTCTGTCCTGCTCTCTGGAGAATTAATGCTTCGTCATCTTGGGTGGAAAGAGGCAGCTGACCTTATCATGCGTTCAATGGAAAAAACGATCGCTTCTAAGGTTGTCACATACGATTTTGCTCGCCTAATGGATGGTGCAACGGAAGTGAAATGTTCTGAGTTTGCTGATGAACTCATCAAAAATCTCTAG
- the citZ gene encoding citrate synthase, producing the protein MSTRGLEGVVAAESSVSSIIDGVLTYRGYNIDDLANHASFEEVIFLLWYGKLPNTSELDQLKKDLSENASIPQEVIDQIRLFPKNIHPMGALRTAVSALGLYDEEAEVMDEAANHRKAVRLQAKISTIVTTFARLREGKEPVEPRSDLGFAANFLYMLTGEEPSEISIEAFNKALVLHADHEFNASTFTSRVTVATLSDIFSGVTAAIGALKGPLHGGANEQVMSTLEKIGEVDKAEGYILNALSNKEKIMGFGHRVYKDGDPRAKHLKEMSRQLTTLTGETKWYEMSLKVNEVVEREKGLLPNVDFYSASVYHSLGIQRDLFTPIFAISRTSGWIAHILEQYSNNRLIRPRADYVGPQQQKYISIDQRS; encoded by the coding sequence ATGAGTACTCGTGGATTAGAAGGTGTTGTTGCTGCTGAATCTTCAGTAAGTTCAATCATTGATGGCGTACTGACGTATCGTGGCTACAATATTGACGATCTGGCAAACCATGCTAGCTTTGAAGAAGTCATCTTTTTACTGTGGTACGGCAAATTGCCAAACACAAGTGAGCTTGATCAATTAAAGAAAGACTTGTCAGAGAATGCTTCCATTCCACAGGAAGTAATTGATCAAATTCGCTTGTTTCCTAAGAACATCCATCCGATGGGAGCCCTTCGTACGGCTGTATCTGCTTTAGGATTATATGATGAAGAAGCAGAAGTCATGGACGAAGCAGCAAACCATCGTAAGGCGGTTCGACTTCAGGCCAAGATAAGCACGATTGTGACTACCTTTGCTAGATTAAGAGAAGGCAAAGAACCCGTTGAGCCACGTTCAGATCTGGGATTCGCAGCCAACTTTTTATACATGCTTACTGGTGAAGAACCTTCAGAGATATCGATAGAAGCTTTTAATAAAGCACTCGTTCTTCATGCTGACCATGAATTCAACGCATCTACCTTTACTTCTCGCGTCACTGTTGCCACTTTATCAGATATATTTTCTGGGGTAACAGCTGCAATTGGCGCTTTAAAAGGACCATTACACGGTGGAGCGAACGAACAAGTCATGTCTACTTTGGAGAAGATTGGGGAAGTAGACAAGGCAGAAGGTTATATCCTAAATGCTCTAAGCAACAAAGAAAAAATTATGGGCTTTGGACACCGTGTATATAAGGACGGCGACCCGCGTGCGAAACATCTAAAAGAAATGTCTAGACAGCTGACAACACTTACGGGTGAAACAAAATGGTATGAGATGTCCTTGAAAGTAAATGAAGTGGTAGAAAGAGAGAAAGGACTACTGCCAAATGTAGATTTCTACTCCGCATCGGTCTACCACAGCCTTGGCATTCAACGTGACCTATTCACACCGATCTTTGCTATCTCACGTACCTCTGGATGGATTGCGCATATCTTAGAGCAATATTCGAACAACCGTTTGATTCGTCCACGTGCGGACTATGTAGGACCGCAACAACAAAAGTATATCTCTATTGATCAACGTTCATAG
- a CDS encoding DUF441 domain-containing protein yields the protein MPLSSPSLFLLLLLIIGLIGKNQSIIIAVLFLFFLRITGLGQKAFPFLEGQGINLGVTVITVAILVPIATGQITLYDLWDSMKSTYGVVALVSGVAVAMLGAYGVRLLSDDPQVTMALVLGTILAVAFLKGVAVGPLIGAGIAYLLMKAIQLIA from the coding sequence TTGCCACTCTCTAGTCCTTCATTGTTTTTACTATTACTGCTCATTATTGGATTAATAGGAAAAAATCAATCCATTATCATTGCGGTGCTATTCTTGTTTTTCCTGCGCATCACAGGTTTAGGACAAAAAGCTTTTCCGTTTCTTGAAGGACAGGGGATTAATTTGGGTGTCACTGTCATTACGGTTGCCATCCTTGTTCCGATAGCCACGGGGCAAATCACGCTTTATGATTTATGGGATTCAATGAAATCGACATATGGGGTTGTGGCACTTGTATCCGGTGTTGCCGTTGCGATGCTTGGTGCTTATGGTGTACGTTTACTCTCAGATGACCCGCAGGTCACGATGGCTTTAGTTCTGGGAACAATTTTAGCGGTCGCTTTTTTGAAAGGGGTCGCCGTGGGACCTTTGATTGGAGCTGGAATTGCTTATCTTTTAATGAAAGCGATTCAACTGATTGCCTGA
- the ytvI gene encoding sporulation integral membrane protein YtvI, protein MSKSFWLAVLRSIIVLLTIVAALGVAYYVLPLIYPFIIGILFALIFNPFVSVLERRAKFPRWLAVTVAIILLLAVLSTIVTLVILEIVAEVNRLSETLPGYVEEYVIRIQDFVLNDLLVFYDQFTAFYSSLEPDVQQSIEEETQELANQAATMGKDAVQSVFNGVLNFIGSVPNMATAFIISLLASFFISKDWPSHIRNYVNIVPEGIRHRTGAVFKDLKKALFGFVKAQLTLISITFVIVLIGFFILRIEYALTLALIIGVVDLLPYLGTGLVFIPWIVYLFINGDYSLVIGLSILYGIVVIQRQMMEPKILGTNVGLDPLLTLIALFVGFKLFGMLGLIIGPVSMVILGALHRAGVFKDIWTFIKGKS, encoded by the coding sequence ATGAGCAAATCGTTTTGGCTTGCAGTACTCAGATCTATCATTGTTTTATTGACTATCGTGGCAGCACTTGGTGTAGCTTATTATGTTCTCCCTTTGATTTACCCCTTTATTATCGGTATACTTTTTGCCTTAATTTTTAATCCGTTTGTGAGTGTTTTAGAGCGGCGGGCCAAGTTTCCACGATGGCTTGCGGTCACGGTTGCAATCATATTATTATTAGCTGTCCTGTCAACGATCGTGACACTGGTCATTTTAGAAATTGTGGCCGAAGTTAATAGACTGAGCGAAACCTTACCCGGCTATGTTGAAGAATATGTCATACGTATACAAGACTTTGTGCTTAATGATCTACTTGTATTCTATGACCAATTTACTGCTTTTTATAGCTCTTTGGAACCAGATGTACAACAGTCGATTGAAGAAGAAACCCAGGAACTGGCCAATCAAGCGGCAACCATGGGTAAGGATGCGGTGCAATCTGTCTTTAACGGTGTCTTAAACTTTATCGGTTCAGTCCCTAATATGGCGACCGCTTTTATTATCTCGTTATTGGCCTCGTTTTTCATCAGTAAAGATTGGCCTAGTCATATTCGAAATTATGTCAACATCGTTCCTGAAGGTATCAGACATAGAACGGGAGCTGTATTTAAAGATCTAAAGAAAGCGTTGTTCGGGTTTGTGAAAGCCCAGTTGACACTTATATCTATCACATTCGTCATCGTTTTGATTGGCTTTTTCATCTTACGTATTGAGTATGCTCTGACCCTCGCTCTGATCATAGGTGTCGTCGATTTACTCCCTTACTTAGGAACCGGACTCGTATTTATACCTTGGATTGTTTATTTATTCATCAATGGCGATTACTCACTCGTCATTGGTTTATCCATTTTATACGGGATCGTTGTCATACAGAGACAGATGATGGAGCCTAAGATTTTAGGAACGAACGTGGGATTAGACCCACTTCTAACCCTCATTGCTCTCTTTGTCGGATTCAAGTTATTCGGCATGCTCGGCTTAATCATAGGACCTGTGAGTATGGTCATTCTTGGTGCGTTACATCGCGCCGGTGTGTTTAAGGATATATGGACGTTTATTAAAGGTAAATCTTAA
- the dacB gene encoding D-alanyl-D-alanine carboxypeptidase/D-alanyl-D-alanine-endopeptidase, translating into MLPTRRMTLLFTLLLVIALSSSPVAPYAANDQVITETQTQASMAEQLNEVLDDPRLKGALAGVSVRSAETGEILYAHQDQIRMTPASNQKLLTGAAALNTLGPDHTFETLVLTDGELRGNVLHGNLYLKGKGDPTLLKEDFEHFAEALKEQGIESVKGDLVGDDTWYDDVRLSQDLAWDNESSYAGAQVSALSASPNDDYDAGTVIVEVHASEIEEPTEVKVVPQTEYVNIINRTETVEEGGPRKISVYREHGTNDIIVEGTMPTDGFRYRTWVSVWEPTGYALDLFQQSLAQTGIRIMGKENALGPTPEGTQTLVSHESMPLSELFIPFMKLSNNGHAEILIKEMGKQVHDEGSWPKGLQVVSDYLEDIGLDAEGIRLRDGSGMSHLNMVPAQALTELLYLIQDEPWYDVFLEGLPVAGESDRMVGGTLRNRMGDTPADGNVIAKTGSLTAKTSLSGYVTTADGHDLTFAVLFNNYMSNSPKDLEDEIAVRLASITLEQ; encoded by the coding sequence ATGTTACCGACACGCAGAATGACATTATTGTTTACCTTATTATTGGTTATTGCTCTAAGTTCAAGCCCAGTGGCTCCTTACGCTGCTAACGATCAGGTGATCACAGAGACGCAAACACAAGCTTCAATGGCTGAGCAACTTAATGAAGTGCTCGACGATCCAAGGTTGAAAGGTGCACTCGCTGGTGTAAGCGTCAGGTCGGCTGAGACAGGTGAGATATTGTACGCGCACCAGGATCAAATAAGAATGACGCCAGCATCCAATCAAAAGTTACTCACTGGAGCAGCCGCTCTAAACACCCTCGGCCCAGACCACACTTTTGAAACGCTCGTCCTTACCGATGGTGAACTTCGCGGGAACGTCTTGCACGGCAATCTATATTTAAAAGGAAAAGGGGATCCTACACTATTAAAGGAAGATTTTGAACACTTTGCAGAAGCCTTGAAAGAGCAAGGGATCGAATCGGTTAAAGGAGATCTCGTTGGAGACGACACTTGGTATGATGACGTCAGACTCTCTCAAGATTTAGCTTGGGATAATGAAAGCAGTTACGCCGGCGCACAAGTGTCAGCCCTCAGCGCTTCCCCTAACGATGATTATGATGCAGGAACGGTTATAGTGGAGGTCCACGCTTCGGAGATAGAGGAACCGACGGAAGTTAAAGTCGTACCTCAAACGGAATATGTTAATATTATTAATCGTACTGAAACGGTTGAAGAAGGTGGTCCTAGGAAAATCTCGGTATATCGTGAACATGGTACGAATGATATTATCGTAGAAGGTACCATGCCGACAGATGGGTTCCGATACCGAACATGGGTGAGTGTATGGGAACCCACGGGTTACGCCCTTGATTTATTCCAGCAGTCTTTAGCACAGACGGGCATTCGCATAATGGGTAAGGAGAATGCGTTAGGTCCAACGCCTGAAGGTACACAAACGTTGGTATCACATGAATCCATGCCCTTATCAGAGTTGTTTATCCCCTTCATGAAGTTGAGTAACAATGGACATGCGGAGATATTAATTAAGGAAATGGGTAAGCAGGTACATGATGAGGGAAGCTGGCCTAAAGGCTTACAAGTGGTGTCAGATTACCTAGAGGATATTGGCCTTGACGCTGAAGGTATCCGCTTAAGAGATGGATCTGGTATGTCACATCTCAATATGGTTCCAGCTCAGGCTTTAACGGAATTACTGTATCTTATTCAAGACGAGCCTTGGTATGACGTTTTCCTCGAAGGATTACCTGTTGCGGGTGAAAGTGACCGTATGGTTGGGGGGACTTTGCGTAACAGAATGGGCGATACACCTGCTGACGGTAATGTAATCGCAAAAACAGGGTCATTAACGGCAAAAACATCATTGTCAGGCTATGTGACAACAGCAGATGGCCATGATCTCACTTTCGCCGTCTTGTTTAACAATTATATGAGCAACAGTCCTAAAGATTTGGAAGACGAAATCGCTGTTCGTTTAGCATCCATCACACTTGAGCAGTAG
- a CDS encoding FxsA family protein translates to MFKLLAFLMIVVPVVELWFLITVGKWIGAWYTIGLVISTGVLGAWLAKREGLQTLQLVRMQMTRGQVPGQALLDGVCILFGGAVLLTPGFFTDAVGFLLLIPYTRNVFKAWLKKLFDKWIQSGRFILIRR, encoded by the coding sequence ATGTTTAAGCTACTCGCATTCCTTATGATTGTTGTTCCAGTCGTAGAGCTATGGTTTCTCATCACGGTGGGAAAATGGATTGGCGCATGGTACACGATTGGGCTTGTGATTTCAACAGGCGTTTTAGGGGCATGGCTAGCTAAGAGAGAAGGACTCCAGACCCTTCAGCTTGTGAGAATGCAAATGACGAGAGGACAGGTACCGGGACAAGCACTATTAGATGGTGTATGTATCTTATTTGGTGGTGCCGTCTTACTCACCCCTGGTTTCTTCACAGATGCTGTAGGCTTTCTATTGTTAATACCGTATACTCGGAACGTATTTAAAGCCTGGCTGAAAAAATTATTTGACAAATGGATACAATCCGGTCGTTTTATACTCATTAGGAGATAA
- a CDS encoding acyl-CoA thioesterase — MKQTHVSTLRVRYEETDQMGVVHHSKYVNWFEVGRTEFLREQGMDYKEVETLGLMLPVLEVNVKYHQPARYDDLIAVHTAIESYKGVRITFSYDIKKGEKLLVSGQTTHCFTNLDFRPTPVQKVNKELHHLIKQLI; from the coding sequence ATGAAGCAAACACACGTAAGCACTTTAAGAGTAAGGTATGAGGAAACGGATCAGATGGGTGTTGTTCATCATTCCAAGTACGTGAACTGGTTCGAGGTTGGGCGTACCGAATTCTTACGAGAGCAAGGGATGGATTACAAAGAGGTTGAAACCTTGGGACTTATGCTACCCGTACTAGAAGTGAATGTGAAGTATCATCAACCAGCACGCTATGATGATTTGATTGCCGTGCATACGGCTATCGAGTCCTACAAAGGTGTGCGCATCACTTTTAGCTACGATATTAAGAAAGGTGAAAAACTGCTCGTTTCGGGGCAGACCACCCACTGTTTTACAAACCTTGATTTTCGCCCCACACCCGTACAGAAGGTGAATAAGGAACTGCATCACTTGATCAAACAACTCATATAA
- the pyk gene encoding pyruvate kinase: MRKTKIVGTIGPASESVASLKQLFEAGLNVTRLNFSHGDFDEHGQRIQNIRQAIDEAGKNVAILLDTKGPEIRTGVLEQEPIELVEGDTLVVTTEDIKGNANRISVTYTGLVNDINPGSKILIDDGLIELQVEKIEGTDIITTILNGGELKSRKGVNVPGVSVNLPGITEKDENDIRFGLSQGIDFIAASFVRKASDILEIRKILEEEEQEDVQIIAKIENQEGYDNLDEILEVADGIMVARGDLGVEVPAEDVPLMQKAMIKKCNEVGKPVITATQMLDSMQRNPRPTRAEVGDVANAIFDGTDAVMLSGETAAGDYPLESVKTMAKIAERTEAAIEYREWMMHRDVEQQNSITGAISQAVCNAALDLDAAAILTPTESGYTARMVSRYRPKSCIIAVTNHEKVVRKLALVWGVHPVLADHVHSTDEMLDSSVDSAVQTGFVKHGDLVVITAGVPVRESGTTNLMKIHVVGDIAAKGQGIGKKAVTGKVVVAKDAAEAKAKMTPGSILVTVGTDKDMIESLEQCAAVITEEGGLTSHAAVVGINVGVPVIVGVDNATTTFKDGDEITVDALRGHIYTGHAKVL; this comes from the coding sequence ATGAGAAAGACAAAAATTGTCGGGACGATAGGTCCTGCAAGTGAATCGGTTGCATCATTAAAGCAACTTTTTGAGGCAGGGTTGAATGTTACAAGACTTAATTTTTCCCATGGGGATTTCGATGAACATGGCCAGAGGATCCAAAACATTAGACAAGCCATCGATGAAGCAGGCAAAAACGTTGCCATCTTATTGGATACCAAAGGACCTGAAATACGAACGGGTGTCTTAGAACAAGAGCCTATTGAATTAGTAGAAGGCGATACTTTAGTCGTAACAACAGAGGACATCAAAGGTAATGCTAACCGTATCTCTGTCACCTACACGGGTCTGGTGAACGACATTAACCCGGGCTCAAAAATTCTCATTGATGATGGACTGATTGAGTTACAGGTTGAAAAGATAGAGGGCACAGACATTATAACAACGATCCTAAACGGTGGGGAACTGAAAAGCCGTAAGGGTGTTAACGTTCCTGGTGTGTCGGTAAACTTACCTGGCATTACGGAGAAAGACGAAAATGACATTCGTTTTGGTTTATCCCAGGGGATTGATTTTATAGCCGCTTCTTTTGTACGTAAAGCGAGTGACATTCTAGAGATTCGCAAGATACTAGAAGAAGAGGAACAGGAAGATGTTCAGATTATCGCCAAAATCGAAAACCAAGAAGGCTACGACAATCTCGATGAAATTCTAGAAGTGGCAGATGGCATTATGGTCGCACGCGGTGACCTAGGTGTGGAAGTACCAGCTGAAGATGTTCCCCTCATGCAGAAGGCCATGATTAAAAAGTGTAACGAGGTAGGCAAGCCCGTTATTACAGCGACCCAAATGTTAGACTCCATGCAGAGAAATCCTAGACCTACACGTGCCGAAGTCGGGGATGTTGCCAATGCTATATTTGATGGAACGGATGCCGTTATGCTGTCTGGAGAAACAGCAGCAGGCGATTATCCACTAGAATCAGTGAAAACAATGGCCAAAATAGCAGAACGTACAGAGGCAGCAATCGAGTATAGAGAGTGGATGATGCATCGCGATGTTGAGCAGCAGAATTCGATTACCGGGGCTATTAGTCAAGCGGTTTGTAATGCTGCACTAGATTTGGATGCGGCGGCCATTCTCACACCAACTGAAAGTGGCTATACAGCAAGAATGGTGTCTAGATACCGTCCTAAATCTTGCATCATTGCTGTGACTAATCATGAAAAAGTGGTGCGCAAATTAGCACTAGTTTGGGGGGTACACCCTGTCTTAGCCGATCATGTACATTCTACAGATGAAATGCTAGATAGCTCAGTGGATAGTGCCGTTCAAACCGGTTTCGTTAAGCATGGCGATCTCGTCGTGATTACGGCAGGGGTTCCGGTTCGCGAGTCTGGCACGACGAATTTGATGAAAATTCATGTGGTAGGGGATATCGCCGCTAAAGGACAAGGTATCGGTAAAAAAGCTGTAACGGGTAAAGTGGTTGTCGCCAAGGATGCCGCAGAAGCGAAAGCGAAGATGACACCTGGGTCTATTCTTGTCACCGTTGGAACGGACAAGGACATGATTGAATCGCTCGAACAGTGCGCAGCCGTCATCACTGAAGAGGGCGGATTAACGTCTCATGCTGCTGTTGTCGGAATAAACGTTGGTGTACCTGTCATCGTAGGTGTTGATAATGCAACCACCACTTTCAAGGATGGTGACGAAATCACAGTGGATGCTCTACGTGGACATATCTATACAGGTCATGCTAAAGTATTATAA
- the pfkA gene encoding 6-phosphofructokinase: MKKIGVLTSGGDSPGMNAAIRAVVRKALYHGVQVSGIYSGYHGLMNNNIETLDVGSVGDIIHRGGTILGTARSETFKTDEGQYQAIENLKANGIEGLVVIGGDGSFKGAEKLSEKGIAAVGVPGTIDNDIPCTDFTIGFDTALNTVIEAIDKIRDTATSHERTFIIEVMGRDAGDLALWSGLADGAETILIPEEDFTIDDVVSRLNRGYDRGKKHSIIVVAEGIGSGMDVGHQITDKTGLECRVTVLGHIQRGGTPTAFDRVLASRLGAYAVEQLLQGQKGIMVGLQQNKEVATNISEALERKHTVDHSLCKLARELSI; the protein is encoded by the coding sequence ATGAAAAAAATTGGCGTTTTAACAAGTGGAGGAGATTCTCCTGGTATGAACGCGGCCATTAGGGCGGTTGTACGTAAAGCCCTTTACCACGGTGTACAAGTCAGTGGTATATATAGTGGATACCATGGATTAATGAATAACAATATAGAAACACTTGATGTTGGCTCCGTTGGAGATATTATTCACCGAGGTGGAACCATATTAGGCACGGCTAGAAGTGAGACGTTCAAAACGGATGAAGGACAGTATCAAGCGATTGAAAATCTGAAAGCTAATGGCATTGAGGGATTAGTTGTCATTGGCGGTGATGGTTCCTTCAAAGGGGCTGAGAAGTTAAGTGAGAAAGGAATTGCAGCTGTAGGGGTACCAGGTACAATCGATAACGACATCCCTTGTACGGATTTCACCATCGGTTTTGACACAGCGTTAAACACCGTCATTGAAGCAATAGATAAGATTCGAGATACAGCTACCAGCCATGAGCGTACGTTTATCATCGAAGTGATGGGCCGAGATGCCGGAGACCTCGCACTGTGGTCCGGTTTAGCGGATGGGGCTGAAACGATACTCATCCCTGAAGAAGATTTCACGATCGACGATGTTGTGAGTCGTTTGAACCGTGGCTATGATCGCGGGAAAAAACATAGTATTATTGTTGTAGCTGAGGGTATCGGTAGCGGTATGGATGTAGGTCACCAAATCACAGACAAAACGGGCCTAGAATGTCGTGTGACCGTACTGGGGCATATCCAACGTGGGGGAACCCCAACAGCCTTTGACCGTGTGCTAGCGAGTCGTTTAGGAGCGTATGCCGTTGAGCAACTCCTTCAAGGACAAAAAGGCATCATGGTGGGCTTACAACAGAATAAAGAAGTCGCAACAAATATTTCTGAAGCGTTAGAACGAAAGCATACCGTGGACCATTCTTTATGTAAGTTAGCAAGAGAATTATCCATATAA
- the accA gene encoding acetyl-CoA carboxylase carboxyl transferase subunit alpha, producing MAGDLSFERPLVELRNKIEELQQFTDEKDIDFTEEINRLEEKARNLAKEIYGNLTPMQRIQIARHPQRPTTLDYIEQIFDSFVEVHGDRLHGDDRAIITGICKLGDQPVTVIGHQKGKDTKDNIARNFGMPHPEGYRKALRAMEQANKFKRPIVTFIDTPGAFPGIAAEERGQSEAIARNLREMAGFEVPIICIVIGEGGSGGALAISIGNHIYMLENAVYSTISPEGAAAIIWKDASQAQRAAEAMRITAGDLLEMGVIEGVIPEPQGGAHHNLEQQAQSIKSYIQSALDELNDLSQLELVTSRYEKFKKIGEISDVSDYNMQV from the coding sequence ATGGCAGGAGATTTATCTTTTGAACGACCTTTAGTGGAATTAAGGAATAAAATCGAGGAGCTACAGCAATTCACGGATGAAAAGGATATCGACTTTACAGAAGAGATTAATCGGTTAGAGGAAAAAGCCCGTAACTTAGCAAAAGAAATCTACGGAAATCTGACGCCTATGCAGCGGATTCAGATTGCCCGTCACCCTCAACGTCCGACCACATTGGACTATATAGAACAGATCTTCGACTCTTTTGTAGAGGTACATGGAGATCGACTTCACGGAGATGACCGTGCCATCATTACAGGGATTTGCAAATTAGGGGACCAGCCAGTGACCGTTATCGGGCACCAAAAAGGTAAAGACACCAAAGATAATATCGCTAGAAACTTTGGGATGCCACACCCGGAAGGTTACCGTAAAGCGCTAAGGGCAATGGAACAAGCTAATAAGTTTAAACGTCCCATTGTGACTTTTATAGACACTCCTGGTGCTTTTCCGGGTATTGCCGCAGAAGAGAGAGGACAGAGTGAAGCGATCGCTAGAAACCTACGTGAAATGGCCGGGTTTGAAGTGCCAATTATATGTATCGTCATAGGCGAAGGTGGTAGTGGTGGTGCGTTAGCCATAAGCATTGGTAATCATATTTATATGTTAGAAAATGCAGTGTACTCTACCATCTCGCCTGAGGGGGCAGCAGCTATTATTTGGAAAGACGCTTCGCAGGCCCAAAGAGCGGCTGAGGCAATGAGGATCACCGCCGGTGACTTACTTGAAATGGGTGTCATTGAAGGGGTGATCCCTGAACCTCAGGGAGGCGCCCATCACAACTTAGAACAACAAGCACAATCCATAAAATCATATATTCAATCTGCATTAGATGAGTTAAACGACCTTTCTCAATTAGAGTTAGTGACTTCTCGCTATGAAAAGTTTAAAAAAATCGGAGAAATTAGCGATGTAAGCGATTACAACATGCAGGTGTAA